The stretch of DNA TGGCGAAAGTCTGCGAACTGTGCGGCAAGGGACCGATCGTGGTCAACTCGATCATCCGCCGCGGTAAGGCCCGGGCCGAGGGTGGCGTCGGCCGTAAAGTCACCGGTATTACCAAGAGCCGTCAGGTGCCCAACCTTCAGCGCGTCCGTATCCGTCGCGACGGGGCCGTGCTGCGCCTGCGTATCTGCACCAAGTGCCTCAAGACGGTCCACACCCTCTGAGCGCCTTTTCAAGCTGAGCCCCACGTCCGATAACGTGGGGCTCGCGCTTTTTAGGGATGAAGGCGCAAATCAGAGCTTGCGCCTGTGCGGCAGCAGGTTCAGGACGATCAGCAGAATCACGCCGACCACCACGCACGAGTCGGCCACGTTAAAGATCGGGAATTCCC from Deinobacterium chartae encodes:
- the rpmB gene encoding 50S ribosomal protein L28, producing MAKVCELCGKGPIVVNSIIRRGKARAEGGVGRKVTGITKSRQVPNLQRVRIRRDGAVLRLRICTKCLKTVHTL